The following coding sequences are from one Eucalyptus grandis isolate ANBG69807.140 chromosome 11, ASM1654582v1, whole genome shotgun sequence window:
- the LOC104424690 gene encoding uncharacterized protein LOC104424690 isoform X2: protein MLRKPLHGWRIKQGIQKLTVIRAPAPRLYPVREWAGSASRPTPTPRTSLSPLPPLFFSFAIRPPSTVAYYSRAPEPNADSVEDQLDEPNPNAQSQVDEDANMPEDPPQQEYFHGILIPIEVANMRDEDSPRREQEYFGGYPIEYFPLIMHWRKRSSEKIRERRRAASLEMKYGEEALDHFYQEMSKEVETILHEGDPRLPEKLSKRVVVTCLPQDCRDHHCTYVYVLRRRRKQGSGASATKSAAKESCRELEVELAMTYWPKAKEADAHWPSDHFPFEVDRIPHKWKVVNKFEFSSQDEDVFRVAKEEARKYPGWLIAQNKLAGKDMGKDTSNATLGKV, encoded by the exons ATGTTGCGGAAACCTTTGCATGGATGGAGGATCAAGCAAGGAATCCAGAAACTGACAGTGATTCGCGCGCCTGCACCTCGCCTTTATCCGGTTCGTGAATGGGCCGGCTCGGCCAGTcgccccacccccaccccacgCACCtcgctctctcctctcccccctctcttcttctccttcgcgATCCGGCCCCCCTCCACCGTCGCGTACTACTCTCGTGCACCCGAGCCCAACGCTGATTCCGTGGAGGACCAGCTCGATGAGCCGAACCCCAACGCGCAGAGCCAGGTCGACGAG GATGCTAATATGCCTGAGGACCCTCCCCAACAAGAGTATTTTCATGGTATCCTAATCCCAATAGAG GTTGCTAATATGCGTGATGAGGACTCTCCCCGACGAGAACAAGAGTATTTCGGTGGTTACCCAATAGAG tATTTTCCCCTGATAATGCATTGGAGAAAGCGTTCATCTGAGAAAATTAGAGAGAGACGCAGGGCAGCATCATTG GAGATGAAGTATGGTGAGGAGGCATTGGACCATTTTTACCAAGAAATGAGCAAGGAAGTGGAGACAATTCTTCATGAGGGAGACCC GAGGCTACCTGAGAAACTCTCCAAGAGGGTGGTGGTCACATGCCTGCCCCAGGACTGCAGGGACCACCACTGCACGTACGTGTACGTGctccggaggaggaggaaacaGGGGTCTGGAGCGAGTGCTACAAAGAGTGCTGCAAAg GAATCATGTAGAGAACTAGAAGTAGAGCTTGCTATGACTTACTGGCCGAAAGCGAAG GAGGCAGATGCTCATTGGCCTAGTGATCACTTTCCATTTGAAGTGGATAGGATACCACATAAATGGAAG gttgttaataaGTTTGAGTTCTCGAGCCAAGATGAAGATGTATTTCGTGTAGCCAAAGAAGAAGCAAGGAAGTACCCTGGCTGGTTGATTGCCCAGAACAA GTTAGCCGGCAAGGACATGGGCAAGGACACGAGCAATGCAACTCTGGGAAAAGTCTAA
- the LOC104424690 gene encoding uncharacterized protein LOC104424690 isoform X1: MLRKPLHGWRIKQGIQKLTVIRAPAPRLYPVREWAGSASRPTPTPRTSLSPLPPLFFSFAIRPPSTVAYYSRAPEPNADSVEDQLDEPNPNAQSQVDEDANMPEDPPQQEYFHGILIPIEVANMRDEDSPRREQEYFGGYPIEYFPLIMHWRKRSSEKIRERRRAASLEMKYGEEALDHFYQEMSKEVETILHEGDPRLPEKLSKRVVVTCLPQDCRDHHCTYVYVLRRRRKQGSGASATKSAAKESCRELEVELAMTYWPKAKEADAHWPSDHFPFEVDRIPHKWKVVNKFEFSSQDEDVFRVAKEEARKYPGWLIAQNNTVSSGDNFILHEEIKAKDVDFLG, from the exons ATGTTGCGGAAACCTTTGCATGGATGGAGGATCAAGCAAGGAATCCAGAAACTGACAGTGATTCGCGCGCCTGCACCTCGCCTTTATCCGGTTCGTGAATGGGCCGGCTCGGCCAGTcgccccacccccaccccacgCACCtcgctctctcctctcccccctctcttcttctccttcgcgATCCGGCCCCCCTCCACCGTCGCGTACTACTCTCGTGCACCCGAGCCCAACGCTGATTCCGTGGAGGACCAGCTCGATGAGCCGAACCCCAACGCGCAGAGCCAGGTCGACGAG GATGCTAATATGCCTGAGGACCCTCCCCAACAAGAGTATTTTCATGGTATCCTAATCCCAATAGAG GTTGCTAATATGCGTGATGAGGACTCTCCCCGACGAGAACAAGAGTATTTCGGTGGTTACCCAATAGAG tATTTTCCCCTGATAATGCATTGGAGAAAGCGTTCATCTGAGAAAATTAGAGAGAGACGCAGGGCAGCATCATTG GAGATGAAGTATGGTGAGGAGGCATTGGACCATTTTTACCAAGAAATGAGCAAGGAAGTGGAGACAATTCTTCATGAGGGAGACCC GAGGCTACCTGAGAAACTCTCCAAGAGGGTGGTGGTCACATGCCTGCCCCAGGACTGCAGGGACCACCACTGCACGTACGTGTACGTGctccggaggaggaggaaacaGGGGTCTGGAGCGAGTGCTACAAAGAGTGCTGCAAAg GAATCATGTAGAGAACTAGAAGTAGAGCTTGCTATGACTTACTGGCCGAAAGCGAAG GAGGCAGATGCTCATTGGCCTAGTGATCACTTTCCATTTGAAGTGGATAGGATACCACATAAATGGAAG gttgttaataaGTTTGAGTTCTCGAGCCAAGATGAAGATGTATTTCGTGTAGCCAAAGAAGAAGCAAGGAAGTACCCTGGCTGGTTGATTGCCCAGAACAA CACAGTATCCAGCGGAGACAACTTCATTCTCCATGAAGAAATCAAGGCGAAGGATGTTGATTTCCTAGGCTAG